In Eubalaena glacialis isolate mEubGla1 chromosome 4, mEubGla1.1.hap2.+ XY, whole genome shotgun sequence, one DNA window encodes the following:
- the KCNMB1 gene encoding calcium-activated potassium channel subunit beta-1, which yields MGKKLVMAQKRGETRALCLGVAMVVCAVITYYILGTTVLPLYQKSVWTQESMCHLIETNIRDQEELEGKRVPQYPCLWVNVSSVGRWAVLYHTEDTRDRNQQCSYIPGSLDNYQMARADVEKVRAKFHQRQVFDCFSTTRENETSVLYQRLYGPQTLLFSLFWPTFLLTGGLLVIVMVKINQSLSILAAQK from the exons ATGGGGAAGAAGTTGGTGATGGCCCAGAAGCGGGGAGAGACCCGAGCCCTTTGCCTGGGTGTGGCCATGGTGGTGTGCGCCGTCATCACCTACTACATCCTTGGCACGACCGTGCTGCCCCTCTACCAGAAAAG CGTGTGGACCCAGGAATCCATGTGTCACCTGATTGAGACCAACATCAGGGACCAGGAGGAGCTGGAGGGCAAGAGAGTGCCCCAGTACCCGTGCCTGTGGGTCAACGTGTCATCCGTGGGCCGGTGGGCCGTGCTGTACCACACGGAGGACACTCGGGACCGGAACCAGCAG TGCTCCTACATCCCAGGCAGCCTGGACAACTACCAGATGGCCCGGGCTGATGTGGAGAAGGTTAGAGCCAAATTCCACCAGCGCCAGGTTTTCGACTGCTTCTCCACGACTCGGGAGAATGAGACGAGTGTCCTGTACCAGCGCCTCTACGGTCCCCAgaccctcctcttctccctcttctggCCCACCTTCCTGCTGACCGGTGGCCTCCTCGTTATCGTCATGGTGAAGATCAACCAGTCCCTCTCCATCCTGGCAGCCCAGAAGTAG